Proteins co-encoded in one Dryobates pubescens isolate bDryPub1 chromosome 4, bDryPub1.pri, whole genome shotgun sequence genomic window:
- the LOC128897206 gene encoding LOW QUALITY PROTEIN: interleukin-9 receptor-like (The sequence of the model RefSeq protein was modified relative to this genomic sequence to represent the inferred CDS: substituted 2 bases at 2 genomic stop codons) has translation MGDVWQLGLKVCITAVLLFRGGRGREFPGSLSCLNNYVTTVNCVWATEEPMGNGPFYLHFTNLWSKGHNASCKLTARESIQDQYHCTIRFARQILETDGYRVSLQGSFFGHSHTYVSFPEYSPRKHIKLDPPLNVQSNATASKCQIWWSVPTYLAEILQYELQYKEYSMSWEMALNKTVPSWLPELAIEASELRSGVAYAARVRCKVSDSEDSYQSQWSEWSQTTVFQRADVPKLSEKILNTRTMQFLFIPLSFTTLLYLCWNYKLSSRAKSLSCFNIPTPAAFFQPLYNLHNGNFKDWVGPNEACSQHRKEETSSSNKVTADEVSDLNTQEVISQISLKSMDSTDLVAAEEKFIFGAGPSQQYVPSKYLRADQTEVRMGLLFTQNHADDTVGLKISETIKANLESPSMGRNDPTHSQDEKGDLLTHQESLEIANVSFSSSDYCTLCDNDTTGGLIPAELLKLXNGNSLVKHQNDXGDLP, from the exons ATGGGAGATGTGTGGCAGCTGGGTCTCAAGGTGTGcatcactgctgtgctgctctttcgtggaggaagagggagag agttccctggcagcctgagctgcctgaATAACTACGTGACtactgtgaactgtgtgtgggCAACAGAGGAGCCAATGGGCAATGGACCTTTCTACCTACATTTCACCAA CCTCTGGTCCAAGGGCCACAATGCCAGCTGCAAGCTCACTGCCAGAGAGAGCATTCAGGATCAGTACCACTGCACAATCCGTTTTGCCAGACAGATCCTGGAGACAGATGGTTACAGAGTCTCTCTCCAAGGCAGCTTCTTTGGCCACAGTCACACCTATGTCAGCTTTCCAGAGTACAGTCCCCGCAAACACA TAAAACTGGATCCACCTTTGAATGTCCAGAGCAATGCCACTGCCAGCAAGTGTCAGATATGGTGGAGTGTGCCCACATACCTTGCTGAAATTCTTCAATACGAGTTGCAGTACAAGGAGTACAGCATGTCCTGGGAG ATGGCGCTGAACAAgacagtgcccagctggctgccagagcTGGCAATTGAAGCCTCCGAGCTCCGCAGCGGCGTGGCTTACGCTGCGCGGGTTCGCTGCAAAGTCTCTGACAGTGAGGATTCATACCAGAGCCAGTGGAGTGAGTGGAGCCAGACAACAGTGTTTCAGAGAGCAG ATGTACCAAAACTGTCTGAAAAGATCCTTAATACTAGAACTATGCAATTCTTGTTCATTCCTCTGAGTTTCACCACTCTACTCTACCTTTGTTGGAACTACAAGCTTTCTTCAAG GGCGAAAAGTCTCTCGTGCTTTAACATCCCCACACCAGCTGCTTTCTTTCAGCCACTCTATAATCTGCACAATGGGAATTTTAAG GACTGGGTTGGACCTAATGAGGCTTGTAGCCAACACAGaaaagaagagaccagcagctcaAACAAAGTGACTGCAGATGAAGTTTCTGATCTAAACACCCAAGAAGTGATTTCCCAGATCTCCTTGAAATCTATGGACAGCACAGATCTGgttgctgcagaagaaaagttCATATTTGGTGCAGGTCCAAGCCAGCAGTATGTCCCCAGCAAGTATTTAAGAGCTGACCAGACAGAAGTAAGGATGGGACTGTTGTTCACACAAAACCATGCTGATGATACAGTTGGCCTGAAAATCTCTGAAACAATTAAAGCCAACCTTGAGAGCCCTAGCATGGGAAGGAATGATCCCACTCACTCACAGGATGAAAAGGGCGACTTACTTACGCACCAGGAATCCTTGGAGATAGCTAATGTGTCCTTCAGCAGTAGTGACTATTGTACTTTGTGTGACAATGACACCACAGGAGGTCTGATTCCTGCTGAACTACTGAAGCTCTAGAATGGTAACAGTCTTGTCAAGCATCAGAATGATTAGGGTGACCTTCCCTGA